CTTAGTAGGAAAGATAACTAACACGATGTTTGGCAATAAATATGATAACTGAGGTATTCTTATGTGGAGTTGATTTGATAAATAGTATAATGTAGTTTCAGGTATAACAAAAGCCCCAATGAAGTGCACTTCCGCGTGATCGGTTCTTAAAAGGATGTAATTTACTTAAATTTTACGATATAACTTTTATAAACCTGGTAGCATTTTTACGAAATGTTGTCTATTTTCTAGTAAAATAAAGATGACTAAGGTGGAAGCACTAATAAGATGAATAAATTATCATACTCGCAGTGGCTGCAGGGCATCCCTCCAAATGTCACAATGTAGGTTCTtcatctcttcttcttccctcccccAAATGCCTCGCCAAAACTAACATTTCGATTTTGCAACGCAACGATGAATCCAACAAATCAGGATCCATCTCGATCTGTATATATACCACCCTCGCTCCTGCTCTTCGTCTCCATCCGCCACTGATCCCCTCGTTGAGTTGACTGCCATTTCTGATTTCCCCATCGGAATCGGAGAGACCAATCAATCAAGCAATCCATTAGAGGGGGGAAGGGGCCGGGGATACAATCATACAATAGAATGGCCGTGACGGAGGTGGAGGGCCCGCCGTCGGAGGCGCCGGCTAAGCGCGGCCTCCTCCGGTACAACTCGCCGCTGGCGCAGGTGTCCCTGCTGGGCATCATCTGCTTCTGCTGCCCCGGCATGTTCAACGCGCTCTccggcctcggcggcggcggccaggtcGACAACACCACCGCCGACAACGCCAACACCGCCCTCTACGCCTTCTTCGCCGTCTTCGGCGTCCTCGGCGGCGCCGCGCACAACCTCCTCGGCCCGCGCGTCACGCTCCTGCTCGGCGCCCTCACCTACCCGCTCTACGCCGGCTCCTTCCTCTACTACAACCACCACGCCTCCCAGGCCTtccccgtcgccgccggcgccctcctcggcgccggcgcgggcttCCTCTGGGCGGCGCAGGGCGCCATCATGACCTCCTACCCGCCGCCCAACCGCCGGGGCACCTACATCTCCCTCTTCTGGTGCCTCTTCAACCTTGGCGGCGTCCTCGGCGGCCTCCTCCCCTTCTCCTTCAACTACAACAGCGGCGGCAAGCCCGCCAGCGTCAACGACGGCACCTACATCGCCTTCATGGCGTTCATGCTCCTCGGCGCCGCGCTCACCGTCCTCGTCCTGCCGCCGGTGAGGATTGTCCGCGACGACGGCACCAAGGCCACCAGGGTCACCTTCTCCTCGCCGGCCACCGAGGGCGCAGAGATCCTCAAGCTCTTCGCAAACTGGAAGATGCTGCTCGTGCTCCCCGCAGCCTGGGCGAGCAACTTCTTCTACACGTACCAGTTCAACAACGTCAACGGCGCACTCTTCACGCTCCGCACCAAGGGACTCAACAACGTCTTCTACTGGGGCGCGCAGATGCTCGGCTCCGCCGGCATCGGCTACTTCCTCGACTTCGGCTTCGCCAGCCGCAGGAAGAGGGGGCTCTTCGGGGTCCTCGTCGTCGCCCTGATCGGAACGGCAATCTGGGGAGGCGGCTTGGCCAACCAGCTCAAGTACAAGCACGGCGAATTGGCCAACCGTATCGATTTCAAGGACGGCCACCGATATGCCGGGCCATTCCTGCTCTACTTCAGCTACGGCCTGCTGGATGCAATGTTCCAGAGCCTTATCTACTGGATCATTGGGGCCCTGGCAAATGACTCCCAAATCCTCAGCAGGTAATGACTCTGCTCCAACTCAAtccattttctttcttttttactATTCATTCAATAACGTACTCTTAGCAATTTGTTATTACTAATAAAAAAATTGCTTACCTTACTAGTACTAGCTAAGAAGGTTCCCATGTGGTCAGTTGGCTGAAACTAACAATTCGTTCAGGATTTTAGGATAACAAAGACAGATTGCTGCACTAAACTGCAAAGCACAGTTTAATAAAATCAGATATGCCTTCGTGGTATTCACGAAAATAGATAGCGCCCTGGTCATCACTGTCTGAAGAGTTCCATGATCTCAGTAGCATAGCAGACTGAATTAAGCATTGATTTAATTAGGAAGGGATAAAGTACTTCCAGTTTCCTTGTTAGTCAAATTCAGTACATCTGGACTGGAGATTCCATTGACTACTGACCACTTCAAGCGACACAACCCATGCTGCCACCTTGCCATGTTAATCGTCCAAACTTGAAATTGGTTGTGTCCCCTTTTCATATAAAGAATGTAACTGAAGCCGTGGGATATCAGACTCTTCCGGTATGGTGTAAAGGGCATCGTGGAAGATACTACTGGTTAAAAGGCAGCACTGCAACGTGTTTAATATGTATACGCTAAAAGTTTATGAGCAGCAAGCAGTCACCTTGCAATATCTGTTAGATGCCAAAATTCATTTTAACATGCTGAAAACAGAGTTTCGGTTTAAGTCCTTTTGCCATTTATTAGATGCTGAAGTTAATCTTTAAGATACCAGCACGTCATCTCTGATAACTAAAGACTGCCAACAACAATCTTCAAAAGCTTTGGGACAGCGATTCTTATCCAGCTTCCCCCTCAAAGATTCCTACTCCAACAAGCCTTTTCTAAAACACCTATCTCAGACAGCACTCTGAATAAGTAATATGCGGCTGGCAACCTTTCTGAAAATGGGGAAGAGAGAGATAAAACAAACAATTTTCTTATGGAACCATCTTTGAAGCATTCGTGCCACGAGGGTAAAAGAAACCTCTTGCCTGAACCACTCTTCAACTTTGATACAGGTACGTTGGGTTCTACAAGGGGGTGCAGAGCGCGGGTGCGGCTGTGGCATGGCAAGTCGACAGGCGCAAGGCGTCCCTGCTATCGCAGTTGTTTGTGAACTGGGGGCTTATGACCATCAGCTACCCCTTGCTTGCCCTGCTGGTGTTCCTGGCTGTGAAGGACGAGGACAATTCGGTTTCCTCGGTCGAGGACGGAAAGGAGAAAGACAGTAAGCTGTCTGCACCAACCAGCTTTCACTAAGGATCAAGATGTGATGGGATTTTAGTGTTGTAGAAATCAAGAAAGTACACGAGGACGAAGAGAAATTTAGAGTGTGGTGTTTATGTATGTGGATTACATGATGGGGATGGTAGGGTCGTTGGTAATTACTATTTCCTTGTTGAGATTAGTTGAGCTTAAGTATGGTGATCATTATTCCTTGTTTGCGTTGTAGCGTATGTGCGATTTTTGAGCAATTCATGGTTTATCTAAATTCAAATATTCATAACCTCAAAAGGCATAGTCGCCGCATATGTATACACATTTATACACACATACAAGGACATGGGCATTTTACAGCATAAAGCTATAAATAAACTCATACATAAATGTTTTTTTTTCACGACAGTGCCTGAGCACATATTTCGTTaagagggagaagaaaagtGTCCAGTACAACGAGCTAAGGAAAGAGTTCCAAAGCTCGACCAACCAAAAGTCAAAGAAAAAATTACATGCTTAACAATGTGCGACCAGAGGGGGCACCAAAAGCTGCAGGAAAAGCACCAATCTGCTTGAACCCCGCCAACAACCAAACATCAGCTTCCTCCTTGACACGCCAGAGCAGTTCCGCGACCGTCAGTTGTTTGCTGTCGAAAACTCTACCCATTGCGTTCCTTCCAAATTATCCATGAGTTGAGGCTGACTAAGGAGTCAAAAGCAATTTCGATCAGCGTTTTGCAACCTCTTGCATGAACGCGCCCACCAATCCACGAGAGAGCCATCAAGATTACCAGGGGTGAGAAAATGCCATCTTAGGCTAAGTAGAACGTTAAACCATAGCTGTCTAGCATAGGAGCAACCAAGCAGCAGGTGATTTATAGATTGAGTAAATTACGCACACCATACAACAACTTGTATGGTTGTATCGCTTTAGTCCAACAAGCTGCAAAACatgcaaatggatacatgaactTATAAAATATGTGCATGTACGGTCACATATAGACTATGAGCGTATTATGCCACGTGGGAAAGATAAAGGATTATAGcttattgtgtgattgtaatGAGGTAAACATATATTAGGAATATATCTTAAAAATAATCTCAtgtttattgtgtgattgtaatTGGCTACACATGAAACAATAATTATGCCATCAGCATTTTCTCACAACCATTTTTGACAAATTATTTTATTTTGCATGTTTTTTCACTTCTACATTATCATTATTTTGATCGAAGTATTGCGGTTCTTGTCTGGATTATAGATACCAGATATACGTTGTTTTCCATTTGGTACAAAATGTTTACATCCTATCCAAACTAAAAAATTTTATAAGATTTAGCTGCTTTAAAGAATTGCATCACATTGTTGGGGATCGCCATCCCCGAGATGGTTTTGCTCAAGGTTACGCTGAAAATCGAAGTGCATAAGTATCCAGGTAGGAACCTTCGAACGGTTTAAAAAAGCACCACACGAGCTTTCATTTGTCTTGCAGGATTAGCCCCTTCTGTGATGATCGAAGGTTCGCGCCATGCTGAACACGCAAAAGTTCCATCACAACCTTCGCGCAAGGATGGACCAGCCGCTTGGACCTGTGGCGAGCGCATTGAAGGTCACGAGCAACTTCCGGATGACGAAGGAAGCAATTGCACAACCTTCGATGATGCCGAGACCTCAGCAGCGGAACGGAAGGTGGGGGCGCGTACGTGACTGAAGATCGAAGGTATCTTGGAACCTTCGATGTCACATGAGAAGCGTGACCACCCTGTAGCGAGCAAATTGTACACTCCAAGGTCCGGAAATGACTAAAAAATCGGAAATATCCTACGGATATTCCGGGTAGGTAGGGGCATTATCAAGACTATGTAACGAAGGTAGGCGATATAAATACCCTCACCTTTTACTTTAACCAGAATGATTTTTCAAGATTTTGTGAGTGCATAAAAGTTACCATATTGAGTTAGAACACCACTCCTACTTTTATATTTGGGAAAATAATCCTTCAGATCCCAACAGAGGCGCCCAACATAATCTCAGCTTGACAAAAAAACCTCCGATGGCACCACTAAAGAAGAAGACCGTGAGCTCCGGGACAAACACTTAGCCTGAGCCACCCAAATGAGGAAACCCTATCCCCAATACAAAGCTAAACCCCCCAGAGCCAAGAACTAAGACCCTTGAAGACACCACCGAACACGAACCAGTAGTAGAGCCCACACAGGCGGAGGTCCTAGCACAACTCAAAGCTGTGGAGAAAGCAAAGGGCAAAATTAGCGTTCAAGTAGCGGCTAAGAAAAAAAAGCCCAAGAGGCCAAGCAGCTGGCAGATGCCAAGCGCAAGCTAACAGAGATGCAAGCAGAGCTCGATGACCTTCAAAGCGCTCAAGAAGAGTACGAACAAGAAGAGGAAATACCTTCCAATAACCAAACCACCAACCACTACACAGAAAACCATAGCCCTCACCACGAAGGATACCACCATCATGAAGATCGTTTCCAAAGAAAAACCCACAGACCATCACCCCCACCACAAGCATTCGATCCTAGTTCACTACTATCGGTGACACTGCAGCAAGTCCCATGGCCGCAAGGCTATAAGCCTGTCCAGCTTCCAAAATACAATGGCTCTATAGATCCAACCCAATTCCTCATAACATATGAGGTCACAATTGCATCGGCTGGAGGGGATGATCCATCATGGCTAAGTCATTCATCATAGTTTGCGAAGGTCCAATCGCTAACTAGTACTCCTATTTGCCACCAAGGTCCATCACCAGTTGGAGTGACCTCAAAAACAAACTCAGACAAGATTTCCAGGGTTTCAAGAGGGATGACTCATCCGCAGCCGATAACTTCTAATGCCTCCAGCAAGACAAAGAACCCCTCTATGACTATTTTTGGAGGTTTGTCCAGAAGAAAGCATAGTTCCAAACTTCCTAGAACGCTTGGCAATAAAAAAATGCAGCGAAGGCTTACTGCCAGGGCCACTAGCATCTCACTTGTCAAGAGAACCACCAGCAAACCTTCGAGAGCTATATGCAGTGATGGAAAAGTATGCAAGGTCCGATGCAGATCACAAGAAGATGGTAGAAATGAGACAAATGATGAGACAAAACTATCAACCAGGATGGCATAACCCAAACCACTACAACCCTCGACCAAACCCACAATACATCCACCCAGTCCAACCTCAACAAGAGGACGAGTCCCAAAGCATCCAGCCCTTCATCACCCCACCACCAACCCAACAAAGCACAACCTTCGATCAACCCTCGCATCGAGGAGGGCGATCAAATAGAGCCAGAGGAAGAGGCCGAGGCCGGGGCTGCGGCCAAGGACCTCCGCATCAAAACAACAACAACCCCAATGAACCCAACAAGTTCTTCTGTCACTTCCACAGAAGAGATTCAGACCACACAACCAACTACTGCCCTGAGAAAAAGAAAACCCTAGAAAGAATGGAAGATGAAAAAAAGGGCGAGAAAATAGTAAGCCACACTGCCTAGGCATCACAACCCCCATTCCCAACCTTCAATTACCAGCCATACTCGTTCCCTTGGCAAAATCCCCTTCAATCCACAAGCTTAGCACCTTCACAAGCTACTAGCCATGCGCCACTCCAAACACCCAAAGAAGATCTGCCTCCACCCCCGCCAATGCTTGCTCCCAAAGAAGAAAAGCCAAATACCCAAAACGCTTTGCCCACCTTCGGCACGATAATGCCCATAGTCGGAGGATCATTGCTGGAGTTCGAGAACAAAAGGCAGAGGCGTGACTACTTCAGACAAGTTCACCGCATCCTGGTGGACGGCCTGGTGGTCAAAACTCAATGGTCACACATGCCAATAACCTTCTTCGAGCAAGATGTCAATCTCATCAGCTACCCACACTCAGATGCCATGGTCATAGAGGCAAATATCCAAGGACGCACGATTGGGAAAATCCTTGTGGATACCGGTAGTTCCGCTGATATCATCTTTTCCAGCACCTTCGACAGGATGAACATTGATAGAAACCTCCTACAGCCAGCAGAAATTCCGCTAATAGGCTTCGGAGGAAAAAGAGTCAACGCCTTGGGAAAAATCCCTCTTCTAATATCCTTCGGGGACCTGACTAACCCAAGGACAGAAAACATCACCTTTGATGTAGTGGAGATGAACTACCCTTATCTCACCATCTTTGGGCGAGGATTCCTCAACAAGTTCAAAACTGTCGTGCACCCGCTGTACCTCTGCATGAAGATCCCTGCAACCAAAGGAATTATCACAGTCCATGGCAACCAGCAATTGTCCAGAGATATAGAGAGGGGTGTTGCTCCGAGTCAAAGAAACGTGCACCACATCGAAGCGGACACACAACCTCCACCATTCAAAGAACCAAAAAGAGATAAAGAGAAGGCAAACATCGAGGAGGATTGCCAAACAAAAAAGGTCCACCTTGACAAGCACATGCTCGACAAGATGGTGACAATAAGTGCAACCCTCGGGGAAGCGGAGGAGAAAGAGCTCCTTGAATTCTTGTGCAAGAACAAAGACGTGTTTGCATGGTCTGCTAGTGACCTTCATGGGGTCAGCCGAGACATCATCGAACATAGACTCGACATTGATCCTTCGATCAAGCCCAAGAAGCAAAAACTGCGGAAGATGTCCGATGACAAGGTTGCAGCAGTCAAAGCGGAGGTTCAGAGGCTACTAGATGCCAATGTCATCAGAGAGGTCAAGTACCCAACATGGCTAGCAAACACTGTGCTGGTCAAGAAGAAAAATGGGAAGTGGCGTATGTGCATTGATTTCATTGATCTGAACAAGGCCTGCCTGAAGGACGACTTCTGTCTCCCAAGAATTGATAGAGTGGTCGAAGATGCAGCCAATAGCCAGCTCATGTCACTCTTGGATTCCTTCTCCAGATATCATCAAATTTGGATGAGAAAGGAAGACAAGGAAAAAACAAGCTTTATTACCCCCTTCGGCACCTACTACTTCACCAGAATGCCCGAAGGTCTAAAAAATACTGGACATTCATTCTCCAGAATGTCTTCCGAGGTCCTAGGCCCTCAACTAAGGAGGAACGCACTagcttatgtggatgacattATCGTAACTAGTACTAAGAGGCAAAAAATCATGTAGCAAATCTGCCAGAAACCTTCGCCAACCTTCAAGCTATGAACCTCAGCTTAAACCTAGAAAAATGCATCTTCGGAGTGCATAAAGGGAAAGTATTAGGATGCCTGGTTTCCACCAAAGGCATCGAAGCTAACCTAGACAAGATAAAGGAACTAGCCAACATGGAAGAGCCACAATCTATTAGAGACGTGCAGAAGATTACATGAAGAATTGCAGCTCTGAACAGATTCATCCCTTGCTCTGCAGATTGAAGCTTGTCATTTTTCAAAGTCCTCCACAATGCCAACAAGTTTGATTAGGGGAAAGAACAAAGGGAGGCCTTCAACTCCCTTAAGAATTATCTTATCAAAATGACCAAGATGACAGCATCAAATCCAAAGGACACACTCTTGTTATAAGTTTCAGCCTCACACTCAGTAGTCAGTGCAGCCCTAGTGCTGGAAAAGGAGATCGAAGGATCTCTCAGACAAGTGTCGGTATATTTCGTTTAAGAGGCACTCTCAGGCTCCAAACTTTTCTACTTGGAGTTGGAAAAAATTGCATATGCTATCATTATGTCATCAAGAAAGCTTCGATACTACTTCGAAGCTCACAAAATTATCGTAGTCACCAATCAACCACTGCATGATCTCTTCAACAAAAGAGAAGCTTCGAGTCGAATCAGCAAATGGGCCCAGAGCTATCAAAATTCTACATAGACTTTGAAAGACGAACATCCATTAAATCCTAAGTCCTTGCAGATTTCATTGCAGACTGGACATCACCAACCTTCGAGGAATAGGCACCCATAGAGCCATGGGTAATATACTGCGATGGAGCATGGTGCAAAGACGGAGTTGGCATTTCAGCCATCATTGAATCACCTTTGGGAGTCAAGATCAGATATGCAGCTCAACTTAATTTCACCAAGCTAGATCCAAGTACAAACAACACAACCAAATACGAAGCTCTATTGCTGGGCCTGCGCAAGATGAAGGCTCTTGGTCACCAAAATTTCACAGTGAAATCAAACTCGAAGGTCATTTTAGATCACATTGAGAAAGAGTCCGATGCCCAAGGCCAAGAAATGATATATTATTTAGAGGCAATCAGCGCAATGGAGAAATATTTCAGCGGCTTCTTGCTTGAGCAAATACCCAGAGCACCAAATAATGAAGCAGACAAGCTGGCAAAGGCAGCAGCCAGAAAACAACCCTTGCCTCTGGATGTTTTCTATGAAGAAATGAGCACACCTTCGATATGACAAAAGAAAGGAAAGCAAATCAACACCATCTTCAGCGAAGATTGGAGATCCCCCATAATGGCATACCTTCGAGGTCACTTCGAGCCAACTGATGaaacaaataaaaaaagaaTGACCCAGCGAGCAAGGGGTTACTTTGTATCCGAAGGTGAACTCTATAAGTCCGGTGTCACAGCACCATGGCTAAAATGCATCCCCATAGCACAGGGTAAGGAACTGCTAAACGAGATCCACTATGGACTCTGCAACTCTCACATCGGGGTGAGACCCTAGTAGCTAAAGCCTTCAGGTAGGGTTTCTTTTGGCCGTTGGCACTAAAAGACGCAGAGCAAATAGTCAAAACCTGCGAAGCCTGCCAGATGATGGGGCCAAAATCCAATAGGCCATCACAACCCTTGCAGCTCATACCTCCGGCATGGCCACTCCAAAGATGTGGCATGGACCTTGTTGGTCCCTTACCCATAGCACAGGGAAATTACAAGTACACCGTGGTAGCAATAGAATACTTCACCAAGTGGATAGAAGCTAAGCCGCTAGTCAATATAACTTCCGAAGCAGTCAGAAAGTTCTTTTGGCAAAATATCATATGCAGATTCGGAGTACCCAAAGAGCAAACTGTCGATAATGGGAAGCAATTTGATTCTAATTTATTCAAAGAATTCTGCCATAGTGTTGGCACGAAGGTCATGTTCGCTTCTG
The sequence above is drawn from the Panicum hallii strain FIL2 chromosome 7, PHallii_v3.1, whole genome shotgun sequence genome and encodes:
- the LOC112901590 gene encoding UNC93-like protein 1; the protein is MAVTEVEGPPSEAPAKRGLLRYNSPLAQVSLLGIICFCCPGMFNALSGLGGGGQVDNTTADNANTALYAFFAVFGVLGGAAHNLLGPRVTLLLGALTYPLYAGSFLYYNHHASQAFPVAAGALLGAGAGFLWAAQGAIMTSYPPPNRRGTYISLFWCLFNLGGVLGGLLPFSFNYNSGGKPASVNDGTYIAFMAFMLLGAALTVLVLPPVRIVRDDGTKATRVTFSSPATEGAEILKLFANWKMLLVLPAAWASNFFYTYQFNNVNGALFTLRTKGLNNVFYWGAQMLGSAGIGYFLDFGFASRRKRGLFGVLVVALIGTAIWGGGLANQLKYKHGELANRIDFKDGHRYAGPFLLYFSYGLLDAMFQSLIYWIIGALANDSQILSRYVGFYKGVQSAGAAVAWQVDRRKASLLSQLFVNWGLMTISYPLLALLVFLAVKDEDNSVSSVEDGKEKDSKLSAPTSFH